The Corynebacterium glaucum genome includes a region encoding these proteins:
- the sigE gene encoding RNA polymerase sigma factor SigE, which yields MALVTSDPAAHLETASDAEMTQPLTGTAAFDAGHGEMPSWSELVAEHADSVYRLAFRLSGNQHDAEDLTQETFMRVFRNLKNYQPGTFEGWLHRITTNLFLDMVRHRSKIRMEELPDDYERVPGTALTPEQAYSATNLDPALQRALDELGPDFRVAVVLCDVVGMSYEEIAETLGVKMGTVRSRIHRGRTQLRESLEAQAVHDTATKELLRTR from the coding sequence ATGGCACTCGTGACTTCCGATCCTGCCGCGCACCTTGAAACCGCTAGCGACGCTGAGATGACGCAGCCGCTGACCGGGACCGCCGCGTTCGACGCTGGCCACGGGGAGATGCCGAGCTGGTCGGAGCTGGTCGCCGAGCACGCGGACAGCGTCTACCGTCTGGCGTTTCGTCTCTCCGGTAACCAGCATGACGCGGAAGACCTCACACAAGAGACGTTCATGCGCGTGTTCCGCAACCTGAAGAACTACCAGCCGGGCACCTTCGAAGGTTGGCTGCACCGAATCACCACCAACCTGTTTCTGGACATGGTGCGCCACCGCTCGAAGATCCGGATGGAAGAGCTACCGGACGACTACGAGCGCGTGCCCGGCACCGCGTTGACCCCGGAGCAGGCGTACTCCGCCACCAACCTCGACCCGGCACTGCAGCGGGCGCTGGATGAGTTGGGTCCGGACTTCCGCGTCGCAGTAGTGCTCTGTGATGTCGTGGGCATGAGCTATGAGGAAATCGCCGAAACCCTCGGCGTGAAGATGGGCACCGTTCGCTCCCGCATTCACCGCGGCCGTACACAGTTGCGCGAATCCCTAGAGGCTCAGGCAGTGCACGACACCGCCACGAAGGAGCTGCTGCGCACCCGCTAA
- a CDS encoding general stress protein → MTNPNRRQLQIREVPSGWPVGSFDTYAEAQEAVDSLSDREFPVEKLTIVGVDLMQVENITGRLTWGRVLGGGALSGLWMGMFIGLIFALFAMPGTGWSVLVWSLLIGAVFGLVFAAIAYAFSGGRRDFSSATAIVAGHYDVLCEADMAPQARDLIAAGARGQRPPEQPAQPERPAQPEQPNNAPHSDNPGGPGNAQ, encoded by the coding sequence ATGACCAATCCCAATCGTCGTCAGCTCCAAATCCGTGAAGTGCCGTCCGGATGGCCGGTCGGCTCGTTTGACACCTACGCCGAAGCGCAGGAGGCCGTCGACAGCCTGTCGGATCGTGAGTTTCCCGTTGAGAAGCTCACCATCGTGGGTGTGGACCTCATGCAGGTGGAAAACATCACTGGCCGTCTGACTTGGGGCCGGGTGCTGGGCGGCGGTGCGCTGTCCGGGCTGTGGATGGGCATGTTCATCGGCTTGATCTTCGCGCTTTTCGCCATGCCGGGCACCGGGTGGTCAGTACTTGTTTGGTCCCTGCTGATCGGTGCCGTGTTCGGCTTGGTTTTCGCCGCGATTGCTTACGCGTTCTCCGGCGGCCGGCGTGACTTTTCCTCGGCGACGGCCATTGTTGCCGGCCACTACGACGTGCTGTGCGAGGCGGACATGGCGCCGCAGGCGCGCGACTTGATCGCCGCGGGCGCCCGGGGACAGCGGCCGCCGGAGCAGCCGGCACAGCCGGAGCGGCCGGCACAGCCGGAGCAGCCGAACAATGCTCCGCACTCCGACAACCCGGGTGGCCCGGGCAACGCGCAGTAG
- a CDS encoding twin-arginine translocase subunit TatB gives MLSNFGWTEFFFLLIIGLIVIGPERLPSVVEDVRAAIYAARKGIANAKRELNGELEGFEEFREPINTVSKYAAMGPRRAVSSLLFEGDEEYLDEFDPRRALADNEPQQPEHPAQPAQPAQPKQVNSGPRPSPQNQTPPPAPEQPGEPKRTAGFSWEDVV, from the coding sequence GTGTTATCGAACTTCGGATGGACTGAGTTCTTCTTCCTGCTGATCATCGGGCTGATCGTGATCGGCCCGGAGCGCCTGCCCAGCGTTGTCGAAGACGTCCGAGCCGCCATCTACGCCGCGCGCAAAGGCATCGCGAACGCGAAGCGTGAGCTCAATGGCGAGTTGGAAGGCTTCGAGGAGTTCCGCGAGCCGATTAACACCGTGTCCAAGTACGCCGCCATGGGCCCGCGCCGCGCGGTGTCGTCGCTGCTCTTCGAGGGCGACGAGGAGTACTTAGACGAGTTCGATCCGCGCCGCGCGCTCGCCGACAACGAGCCACAACAGCCGGAGCATCCAGCGCAACCAGCGCAACCAGCACAGCCCAAGCAGGTCAACTCCGGGCCCCGCCCCAGCCCGCAAAACCAGACGCCGCCACCGGCGCCGGAGCAGCCTGGTGAGCCGAAGCGCACCGCGGGATTCTCCTGGGAGGACGTGGTTTAG
- a CDS encoding Mrp/NBP35 family ATP-binding protein, producing MATALSESQVRDALARVDDPEIGKPITELGMVESIQLSPADSVGLTDVHAGIYLTIAGCPMRDTIESNVRAVLEELDGVGTVTVTLHTMSDEQRRALSEKLRGEQTGPVIPFADPDSRTRVFAVASGKGGVGKSSMTVNLATAMAAQGLTVGVIDADIYGHSIPGLMGSQDKGPTVVDDMIMPPISHNVRHISIGQFVEGNAPIVWRGPMLTRAIQQFLADVYWGDLDVLFLDLPPGTGDVAITVAQLVPTAELIIVTTPQAAAAEVAERAGTISQQTDQPIAGVIENMAGLLLDDGSVVNVFGEGGGQQVADRLTALTDSDVPLLGSIPLDPALRANGDIGTPVVLSDPDAPAAKAVQGIVEKLKVRRNSLAGKNLNPTVK from the coding sequence ATGGCTACAGCACTTTCAGAATCCCAAGTCCGCGATGCGCTTGCGCGGGTTGATGACCCCGAGATCGGCAAACCCATCACCGAACTCGGCATGGTCGAGTCGATCCAGCTCTCCCCCGCCGACTCCGTCGGCCTCACCGACGTTCATGCCGGCATCTACCTCACCATCGCTGGCTGCCCGATGCGCGACACCATCGAATCCAACGTCCGCGCAGTCCTCGAGGAACTCGACGGCGTCGGCACCGTCACCGTCACTCTCCACACAATGAGCGACGAGCAGCGCCGCGCCCTCTCAGAGAAGCTCCGCGGCGAACAGACCGGGCCGGTCATCCCGTTCGCCGACCCGGATTCGCGCACTCGCGTATTCGCGGTCGCCTCCGGCAAGGGCGGTGTCGGCAAATCCTCAATGACCGTCAACCTCGCCACCGCCATGGCCGCCCAGGGCCTCACGGTGGGCGTCATCGACGCCGACATCTACGGCCACTCCATCCCAGGCCTCATGGGGTCGCAGGACAAGGGTCCCACGGTTGTCGACGACATGATCATGCCGCCGATCAGCCACAACGTCCGCCACATCTCCATCGGCCAGTTCGTGGAAGGCAACGCGCCCATCGTCTGGCGCGGGCCCATGCTCACCCGCGCCATCCAGCAGTTCCTCGCCGACGTCTACTGGGGCGACCTCGATGTCCTCTTCCTCGACCTCCCGCCTGGCACCGGCGACGTCGCCATCACGGTCGCGCAGCTTGTGCCCACCGCCGAGCTCATCATCGTCACCACCCCGCAGGCCGCCGCGGCCGAAGTCGCCGAGCGCGCCGGCACCATCTCGCAACAGACAGATCAGCCCATTGCGGGAGTCATCGAAAATATGGCAGGGCTGTTGCTTGACGACGGCTCCGTTGTCAACGTCTTCGGAGAAGGCGGCGGCCAGCAGGTGGCAGACCGCCTCACGGCGCTCACCGATTCCGACGTGCCACTGCTCGGCTCGATCCCGCTCGACCCTGCCCTGCGCGCAAATGGCGACATCGGCACCCCTGTCGTGCTCTCAGACCCGGATGCTCCGGCAGCCAAGGCGGTGCAGGGGATCGTCGAGAAGCTTAAAGTGCGACGAAACTCGCTGGCGGGCAAGAACCTCAACCCGACGGTGAAGTAG
- a CDS encoding O-methyltransferase, translated as MTAYINAQASANGEGGEGGEGNDALREALDHAYTEAEENGVRAPSAVVGSLLATLAAGAGTAGQGAVAVTPAAGVVGLHILRGLPDKATLTCIEPEAALQAGAKEAFRLGGHSPSRARFLTARPLDVMGRLATDAYQLIYADVAPLEMAPLIDNAWPLLTQGGTLIIADSLLDGTLSDPSRRDRETEAARQADAHAAALGVDNAAVVTRLPLDGGLTLITKR; from the coding sequence ATGACCGCCTACATCAACGCGCAAGCCAGCGCCAACGGCGAAGGCGGCGAAGGCGGCGAGGGCAACGACGCGCTTCGCGAAGCCCTCGACCACGCGTACACCGAGGCGGAGGAAAACGGCGTGCGCGCGCCGAGTGCCGTTGTGGGTTCGCTCCTGGCGACGCTCGCGGCCGGGGCCGGCACGGCCGGCCAAGGCGCCGTCGCTGTCACCCCCGCTGCCGGCGTTGTCGGTCTCCACATTCTGCGCGGACTGCCGGACAAGGCAACGCTGACCTGCATCGAACCGGAGGCAGCGCTGCAAGCCGGCGCGAAGGAAGCGTTCCGCCTCGGCGGCCACTCCCCTTCGCGCGCGCGTTTCCTCACCGCTCGCCCGCTCGACGTTATGGGGCGCCTAGCCACCGACGCCTACCAGCTCATCTACGCCGATGTCGCGCCCCTGGAGATGGCACCGCTCATCGACAACGCCTGGCCACTGCTCACCCAGGGCGGAACCCTCATCATCGCCGATTCGCTTCTCGACGGCACACTGTCCGACCCATCACGGCGCGATCGCGAGACAGAAGCCGCCCGACAGGCTGACGCTCATGCAGCTGCGCTTGGGGTGGATAACGCAGCCGTCGTCACGCGCTTGCCCCTTGATGGGGGCCTGACGCTGATCACGAAACGTTAG
- the glgC gene encoding glucose-1-phosphate adenylyltransferase — MKSQPRVLAIVLAGGEGKRLFPLTADRAKPAVPFAGTYRLIDFVLSNLVNAGYMRIAVLTQYKSHSLDRHVATAWNVSGPTPQYIASVPAQQRRGKRWYTGSADAIVQSLNLIYDDMPDYVLVFGADHVYRMDPSQMVEDHIASGKDATVAGIRVPRAEATAFGCIQSTEDGTITEFLEKPADPPGTPDDPEMTYASMGNYVFTTEPLIKALLEDEQNEDSSHDMGGDIIPYFVSQGQANVYDFSSNEVPGATDRDKGYWRDVGTIDSFYDAHMDLISSHPIFNLYNKAWPIHSTEDSNLPPAKFVMGGIAQESMVASGSIISGATVRNSVISTDVRVEEGATVEGSVLLPGVRIGKGAVVRRAILDKNVYVSDGEIIGVDLERDRSRYTVSDSDVVVVGKSEVV, encoded by the coding sequence ATGAAGAGCCAGCCAAGAGTCCTCGCCATCGTCCTCGCTGGCGGTGAGGGAAAACGCCTGTTCCCGCTAACCGCCGACCGTGCAAAACCCGCTGTTCCCTTTGCCGGGACCTACCGTCTGATCGACTTCGTTTTGTCGAACCTCGTCAACGCCGGCTACATGCGTATCGCGGTCCTGACCCAATACAAGTCGCACTCGCTTGACCGCCACGTGGCCACCGCGTGGAACGTTTCCGGCCCGACCCCGCAGTACATCGCGTCGGTGCCTGCGCAGCAGCGCCGCGGCAAGCGTTGGTACACCGGTTCCGCGGACGCGATTGTGCAGTCGCTGAACCTGATTTATGACGATATGCCGGACTACGTCCTGGTCTTCGGTGCGGACCACGTCTATCGCATGGATCCGTCGCAAATGGTGGAAGACCACATTGCGTCCGGCAAGGACGCCACGGTAGCGGGCATCCGCGTCCCGCGCGCAGAGGCGACGGCCTTTGGCTGCATCCAGTCCACCGAGGACGGCACTATCACCGAGTTCCTGGAGAAGCCGGCCGACCCGCCGGGCACCCCGGACGACCCGGAGATGACCTACGCGTCGATGGGCAACTACGTGTTCACCACCGAGCCGCTGATCAAGGCGCTGCTGGAGGATGAGCAGAACGAGGATTCCTCCCACGACATGGGCGGCGACATCATCCCGTACTTCGTGTCCCAGGGGCAGGCCAACGTCTACGACTTTTCCTCCAACGAAGTTCCGGGCGCGACCGATCGCGACAAGGGCTATTGGCGCGACGTCGGCACCATCGACTCGTTCTACGACGCGCACATGGACTTGATCTCCTCGCACCCGATCTTCAACCTCTACAACAAGGCGTGGCCGATCCACTCGACGGAGGATTCGAACCTCCCGCCGGCGAAGTTCGTCATGGGCGGTATTGCGCAGGAGTCGATGGTGGCATCCGGCTCGATCATCTCCGGTGCGACGGTGCGCAACTCGGTGATCTCCACCGATGTCCGCGTGGAGGAGGGTGCGACGGTCGAGGGCTCCGTGCTGCTTCCGGGCGTGCGCATCGGCAAGGGTGCTGTCGTGCGCCGCGCGATCTTGGACAAGAACGTCTACGTCTCCGACGGTGAGATCATCGGCGTCGACTTGGAGCGCGACCGTTCCCGTTACACCGTCTCTGACAGCGACGTCGTGGTCGTCGGCAAGAGTGAAGTGGTTTAA